The genomic window ACAACTTGCTTTTTTGCTTCTAAAATTTTTGCACTTGCCATTTTTATATTTCACCTCCGATAAATATAATACAAAAAACCCTTTCCGAAGAACTCAGAAAGGGATTAAAGTAATAACTAAAAAACCATTCCTCAATAGGACTTACGGAATACTCCACCTATCGTCTTCGGATTGATAACAGAGATATTATAACAGAATGATACGACTTTGTCAATACTAATCTGTTAATTTTGAGTTATTTATTTTTATACCAGGTCCCATTGTAGAAGCGATTGCTACACTTCTTAAATACTGACCTTTTGCTGCAGATGGTTTTGCTTTAATTACTGCACCGATTAGTGCATTAAAGTTTTCTGCAATTTTTTCTCCGCCAAATGATACTTTACCGATTGGGCAGTGAATAATATTTGTTTTATCAAGACGGTATTCAATTTTACCGCTTTTTAATTCTGCGATTGCTTTAGCAACATCCATTGTAACTGTACCTGCTTTAGGGTTAGGCATTAAACCTTTTGGACCTAAAACTTTACCGATTCTACCAACAACACCCATCATATCAGGAGTTGCAACGATAACATCGAAATCAAACCAGTTTTCACCCTGGATTTTAGCAACTAA from Clostridia bacterium includes these protein-coding regions:
- the rplA gene encoding 50S ribosomal protein L1; this encodes MKRGKNYQESAKLIDSTKLYDVDEACALVVSAAKAKFDETVEAHIKLGVDSRHADQQVRGAIVLPHGTGKVPKVLVFAKGDKAKEAEENGADFVGAEELVAKIQGENWFDFDVIVATPDMMGVVGRIGKVLGPKGLMPNPKAGTVTMDVAKAIAELKSGKIEYRLDKTNIIHCPIGKVSFGGEKIAENFNALIGAVIKAKPSAAKGQYLRSVAIASTMGPGIKINNSKLTD